A genomic region of Papaver somniferum cultivar HN1 chromosome 7, ASM357369v1, whole genome shotgun sequence contains the following coding sequences:
- the LOC113296948 gene encoding probable alkaline/neutral invertase D — MDGNKDYNLSSLRSVNSHCSASEIDDYDFSKLLDKPRPLNIERKRSFDERSLSELSIGLSRGLDLETCSPGARSAFDTPASSARNSFEPHPMVSEAWDALRRSLVFFRGQPVGTIAAYDHQSEEVLNYDQVFVRDFVPSALAFLMNGEPEIVKNFLLKTLHLQGWEKRIDRFKLGEGAMPASFKVLHDPIRKTDTLIADFGESAIGRVAPVDSGFWWIILLRAYTKSTGDMSLAETDECQKGMRLILALCLSEGFDTFPTLLCADGCSMIDRRMGIYGYPIEIQALFFMALRCALTLLKHDAEGKEMVERIVKRLHALSFHMRSYFWLDFQQLNDIYRYKTEEYSHTAVNKFNVIPDSIPEWVFDFMPTRGGYFIGNVSPARMDFRWFVLGNCVAILSSLATPEQSMAIMDLIEERWEELVGEMPLKICYPAIESHEWRIVTGCDPKNTRWSYHNGGSWPVLLWMLTAACIKTGRPQIARRAIDLTESRMAKDGWPEYYDGKLGRYVGKQARKMQTWSIAGYLVAKMMLEDPSHLGMVSLEEDKQMKPVLKRSSSWTC; from the exons ATGGATGGAAATAAGGATTACAATTTGAGTAGCTTAAGAAGTGTAAATTCACACTGTTCGGCTTCCGAAATCGATGATTATGATTTCTCAAAGCTTCttgataaaccaagaccattgaaCATTGAAAGAAAGAGATCATTTGATGAGAGGTCTCTTAGTGAATTGTCTATTGGACTTAGTAGAGGACTAGACCTTGAAACATGTTCTCCTGGTGCACGTTCTGCTTTCGACACCCCCGCATCCTCGGCTCGCAATTCATTTGAGCCTCATCCGATGGTTTCTGAAGCTTGGGATGCTCTCAGGCGATCATTGGTTTTCTTCCGGGGTCAACCGGTTGGAACAATTGCTGCTTATGATCACCAATCAGAGGAAGTTCTCAACTATGATCAG GTCTTCGTTCGTGATTTTGTGCCGAGTGCTCTGGCCTTCTTAATGAATGGTGAGCCAGAAATAGTAAAGAATTTCTTATTAAAGACTCTTCACCTTCAAGGATGGGAGAAAAGAATTGATCGGTTTAAGCTTGGAGAAGGTGCGATGCCGGCGAGTTTTAAAGTTCTCCATGATCCTATTAGGAAAACAGATACTTTAATCGCAGATTTTGGTGAGAGTGCAATTGGAAGAGTTGCTCCTGTTGATTCTGGTTTTTGGTGGATTATTCTGCTTCGTGCATATACAAAGTCCACTGGGGATATGTCTTTGGCAGAAACAGATGAGTGTCAGAAGGGTATGAGGCTTATACTTGCTTTGTGTTTGTCAGAGGGATTTGACACGTTTCCAACCTTGCTCTGCGCAGATGGATGCTCCATGATTGATCGGAGAATG GGAATTTATGGTTATCCTATCGAAATTCAAGCGCTCTTCTTCATGGCCTTGAGGTGTGCGTTGACCTTGCTTAAACATGATGCAGAAGGAAAAGAAATGGTGGAGCGAATTGTGAAGCGTTTGCATGCTTTAAGTTTTCACATGCGTAGTTACTTCTGGCTTGATTTCCAGCAGCTTAATGACATATATCGTTACAAAACTGAGGAGTATTCTCACACAGCAGTTAACAAATTTAATGTTATCCCCGATTCAATTCCAGAGTGGGTGTTTGATTTTATGCCAACTCGTGGTGGATATTTTATTGGAAATGTGAGTCCTGCTAGGATGGATTTCCGTTGGTTTGTCCTAGGTAACTGTGTTGCCATTTTATCTTCTCTTGCAACTCCTGAGCAGTCCATGGCAATAATGGATCTTATTGAAGAGCGCTGGGAAGAGCTGGTTGGCGAGATGCCTCTAAAAATATGCTATCCAGCTATTGAGAGCCATGAATGGAGGATAGTAACAGGTTGCGATCCCAAGAATACCAGATGGAGTTACCACAATGGTGGATCATGGCCAG TGCTTTTGTGGATGTTAACGGCTGCATGTATCAAAACGGGAAGGCCTCAAATTGCCAGACGAGCGATTGATCTAACTGAGAGTCGAATGGCTAAAGATGGTTGGCCAGAATATTATGACGGGAAACTCGGAAGATATGTTGGAAAACAAGCAAGGAAGATGCAGACATGGTCTATTGCTGGATATTTGGTGGCAAAAATGATGTTGGAAGATCCATCTCATTTGGGTATGGTTTCTTTAGAAGAAGACAAACAGATGAAGCCAGTGCTTAAGAGATCAAGCTCATGGACTTGCTGA